The [Limnothrix rosea] IAM M-220 genome segment TCATCCTGCGTGCTAGCTAAAGTCCCCACCAACGTCAGTTCTACCCCATCCATAAAGGCTTCGAGTCCCCTAAACTCATAGTCCAAACTTTTCAAATGCACGACATTATGGCGATCGCACCAAATCCGCAAAGTTACAATCGGCTGAAATTGGTACAAATCCAAAAAGCCAATGGGCTGCATTTTTAAGCGAAATTGATCCGGGGCAAGCTTTTCTGTCAGATCTGGATTGGCAATGACCCCCACAACGCGATCTATTTGTTGTAGATATGTATCAATGGATGGCGACAGCTCAGGTGCCTCTAACCGCACAAGCTCTACTGCGGCAAACCGACTCTGCATAAACTCACTCAAAAACTATACAAACAGTAGTCTAAAACCGAACCCTTAGGCGATCGCCCCACCCCTTTAACGCCCCCTAAAACAAACTTTCCCAAAGCCTTCTAGAACAAAAAGATCGACCAAAATCATAGAAAAATCCTTAAAAATACCAAGAAAAAACCATAGATGTAACGCAACGTAAACTTATATCACCTTTTCGAGAAGGGGCTTCAAAGCCTGCGGTAAACTAGCCCATAATCCAGAATGCTGACACATAAAACCACATTCTTGTAGGAGTTAACA includes the following:
- a CDS encoding DUF1997 domain-containing protein, whose protein sequence is MQSRFAAVELVRLEAPELSPSIDTYLQQIDRVVGVIANPDLTEKLAPDQFRLKMQPIGFLDLYQFQPIVTLRIWCDRHNVVHLKSLDYEFRGLEAFMDGVELTLVGTLASTQDDGGKPQLSGKADLSVTLPLPPPLWLTPKPLLQATGDRLLSEVLQRIKQQILKQLIQDYIDWTKTVT